TTATCTTCGTACCGCAGCTCAAACGGGTCACAATCAAACTTCTGAACTTTCTTCTGATAGCGCTTACGGTCACGATGAGTAAATTTCTCACTATATCCCCTCAAAAAAGCCGTGCTTCATCAAACAATAATCACTAGCAATGCTCCGGTATTCTCCTCGAAACGCATCAACAATTTCGCTGACGCCTTGTTGTCATGACAGTTCAATAGATGGCGATTGCGCCGCGTCGCCCTGCCGAGGCCTCGTACACACCAAGGATATGAGAGCACGAAGTTTAAACGAACAAATCCAACGTGCGTGTGAGCACTAATCAGTTACGTGGATCGCAAGGGGCACGAGATTAACGAAATCAACAGAGACAATTAGAACAAAGAGAAATGCACATTTCTTCGTCTAGCATTCCAATATGAGCCTGCTGTTGAATATTATGCTCATTCTAAAGTTGTTATTGGACAACTATATTTGGTGCATATTCTCGCATAATTAACCTTTTCATTGCGACGCCCTTTTACAGTCGGACCAGTGAAACTTTCCCTGTTATGCCTCATTTTAGTAGGTCTAGacgaattttaatttgaaatatattctttaCTTTAATAAAGTATCATATAGTAACCAAAATAAAGCATAATTTCAATGTCTAcaactttttctattataaGTAACGGGTGTCCGGTGGCAGAATTAGGATTTGAATTTCGAATTTCTACGTAACCATTGAGCGGAGTGGCGGGGAGGAGGCATCGTTGGCATCGTCATTCGTGCGGGTTATTTAGTCGCAACGGACGGGTGAACAACGTGCGTTTGCAATCGAAGCCTATTTCAAAGCCAATGAATCGTGTGCAATTGCTCGTCGAAGATTTTCTTCACGTTACAATATTCGACGGTTTCGTGACGTCCCAAGTGAAAATTGGATTCGATCACGGATGCGAAGGTACCGAGTTCAGCAGAAAACAATCCACGATGAGGACCCAGCAGAACGTCGAGAACGAATGAAAATATCGAACTCGTCGTGTAAGTTTGCGCGGTAATCCGCGTCAGTCAGTTCGCAAGAGAGCGGCTGCCTTGTGGCTTCCACAAACTATAGTGCACGAAATTTGAAGAAGTATCTTAAATTTAAtgatttgaaattcaaattgtgCAAGCGCTTAAGCCTAATGATCACAATATGCGTAAAAATTTCTGTGAGATAATgttgatgaagcccattttgaattgaatggaagtgtaaacaatcaaaattgtcgttattggTTCCTTAAAAGACACAACCCCcgtttaaaacattaaaagtcaCTTCATAGTCCCAAAGTGACGTTTTGTGTTTGTTGTCAAGCAGGGGAATAATTggaccatatttttttgaaaatcgcaATTTTCGTAGACGGGGTTGCTTATAGGCGAATGCTTAacgattatttatttccaacatTGAGCCTTCACTTCACACACTGCTAGGAAGACCATAGCGCTGCTTCGTGATTTCTTCCCTAACAAATCGATAAGCCGACTTTTTTCTGTGGAGGTATCTCAAAAGTACAGTGTAGGAAACAAGGTCGGCGACACTCTCCGACCTGAAAGAAAATATCGTTTGCAAGTTGCAAGAAAATCGAAGCCAGGCTCCAAGAATGTGTCCGATGTAACGTTCAACATTTGGACGacgtaattttcaaaaaaagagaaCCCGCATTCGTCTATCTCACGAgtatgtattgatatctagttagcctagaccagttccatgcataaacaaaatattgcgttaccatagcaacgaacaataacttattagaagtgtcagtgtaaagtttgacgtcaaaaaagtaaaaccagagttacgcaataaattaaaagaaaaaagatgtctaccgaaattgtgaaaatcgaaaaattggagtatcgagccatatCAAGTAGCTGTAtttgaaagggttaagaggtaagcagatttatgaagatttgcttaatacccttggtgatcaatgtccttcgtatgcgaccgagaaaaattggactgcaagcttcaaaagaggtaaattttccattgaagatgatgaccgatcgggaaggccagtttctgtgtcagtttccgaaaatatcgatgcagttcatgacatgattttattatCATACCGTCGAATTGGGCCAAAACAGATATCTGAGTTCacatcaatttgaacatgagaaaaaatgctgcaaaatggatccccaaatgtttgaatgttgaccaaaagcgtgcaaggatagaagcatcgcgttcgatctatGCTCAATTTGAAATCGATGTGGTCTTCTTAAaacgaattgttactatggatgacacttgggtacatttctacgatccagaaacaaaacaacaatggatggaatggcgacactctggttctccaagacctaagaagtttcgtgtccaaaaatctatatgaaaagttcttgcttcagttttttgggattgtcatggggcaatcatgattgatttttttgataagggtagaacaataactggagattactattcgacattactgaccactctgcGGGTAAaagttaaagagaaaagacgtggaaagctatccaaaggtgttttgtttttgcagaacgaagcccctgcacacaaacctcatgttgccatgcaaaaactttgtgatttagagtttgaattactagaacaccctccttattcaccagatttagctccgtccgactatcatctctttcctcaactgaaaaaaagtttaaaaagtcgtaaatttccttccaatgaggaggtaataaaagctctggaggtctggtttgcagagcaagaagaaaacattttttttgaaaagtctagagacgttgcaggttcgctgtaataaatgtatacaatatgttgagtgataaaatatttcgacattgaaattttgtttggttctatagtaggctaagaattttccaatatatcctcgtatattgatGCATATGATCTGTAGTTTTTCTGTTATATAGATTTTAAATCCTAATTTTGCCACCAGTAagtaagttatttttattgaactaaaaaaatatttcctagatTTGATTCATATGGCAAAACAATGTTTTGCCAGGTCAgctagttataaataaaattaacaatttcaatttctaGATGGTTAGATAAACTGAGTCCAGTGGTAAGACATATCGACGAAGATGAATTATGGATGTACCGTTATCCTTCTGTcgatagttattttcctaaaagatatttatatatgaCAATGGTGTGTGTCCCGATGATTATTTATATAGGGCATTGGTTATTGTCTCGAAAAAATCGTACAACAATTCCAGAAATAATACAGAGTGTTTACGGTTTAACTTTAGCTTATTGTTTGAATGGAATCATCACTTGTGTGTTGAAATTGAGCGTCGGCAGACCAAggcctaatttttattttagatgcTTTCCAGAAGGGTAAGAATTTTACAAGCATATATTTagtataatatacatataatatacTTTAAAGTGATATAAATGTGTCCTGATGTgccaagatatttaaaaaaaaagtatgtatttCGCGTACAGATTCTCTATTTCTACAGTGTTAAATTTCTATTTGTGCTTAacgaataattaaaaaacttctACGGTTAATTTATATTACATCCATTATGACTACTTCTCATTTCATGCCGtataaattggaaattatcTATACGAAGtttgatcaaaaaaatatgatcattaaattttgatagCATCAAATATTTTGTGTCTATTTCAGTTAATATATCTCACACTTTCATTTCTTGGAACGTGGATCTACATTCAGGtactaaattacaaaaatttttattggagattaaagttgaatatttttcaacgtaatctccttttagtttTAGTATACTTTTTCCAGGGATGTTCAATAAgctcgataccctttttataataaaactcgtAAAGTTCCTCAAAACAGGCATTAACTGTCGACCTCACCtattcttcctcttcttctttctgCAATGTAAGCAATATGCTTGTTTTTCCTCGTATCCTCTGCTGTTTAATTATTAGAGAGGTTGTCGCTCCATCCTTGCGGGTTCTTCCCAATATCCATTCGTTTACGTTGTCAATCTTACATGTTCTTCGAATGTCCTCGCTTCTCTCTCCGTCAAATAGTGTTTTCCAGCGATCCTGCGCACTAGTTTCATTTCGGTGGTTTCTAATATTCTCTTTGTGTTCGATGAGTCTGGTCCGGTTTCCGCTGTGTTCCGATATGTTCAGGGAAGCTGAGGTTTGTGTTGTTTTTGCCGCTTGGTTTCTTACCTCCGATTCGATATCACCGCATccttatatttcttcttctttctctttcaataggaccaggtccAACtctgaactccagctctcgtaccacctctttggtggtctgcctacaggtctCCGAGTTTTAGTTCACTTTTTGTGCCCTGAtccatctcactacatcctgtacgcccatttcttctcttatgtcatcactccttattcggtCCCCGAGGGTGACTCCCTTGATGGTTTGCAGCattttcatctctgtggttctcattattctttttgttgttgatgtctcgGCTCTAGTTTCTGAGGCATATGTGAGAATAGGTCTCACACACGTTCTAATCTTGCTCTGTGAGCTCATCCCTTTGTTTCTCCACACTATATCTCTCAGACAGCCGCTGACTTTTGATGCTTTCATCGTTTGTGTTCGTGCCTCCTCTGTAAGGTTTCTTTCACtagatatatttatttccaGGTAATTGAATCTTGATACCTGCTGTATTATTCCGGTATCGACTgccaatttgcatctaataggattttttgatattaccattgATGGTGTCTTATTGACTGAGATgctcatattaaatttttgacagaaattttcatcttatataATAAACGTTGTAAGTCGTCTTCATTTTCTACTACGGCAATACCATCGTCTGGGGTTGGGCTAAGACTGTCTCCCTGCCGAACACCAGTATTAATTTGAACTTCTTCGGAAAGTTCTTTGATGACTCGTTGATACTTATAGTCTATGTTGTTTTTCTCCTTATATTTCTATGActacatatttaaatttcatctcttgttgtataatttcatcatctaAAACCAGTTTGCATCTGATAGGTGTTTTTGAGGAGGTCATGTATTCCGTTTTTGCTGCAgatatctttaatttttaaacttatttactgaaaacgttcactattgatggctaccaaGCAAATACTAAcaaacgtggcgtcttcaaacttggaatGTATGCTGTTAaaaattgtgtactttctaatacagtggtatttttcaagcaactaccgccatctctaggtcatgCCATGTACTTCTGAGACCTTCCTCGTATTTATTTGATATCCATTTGCTTCTTCTTTAAAATTGTATAGTATATTAAAAAGTGTgatttttaatatgaataattgataaaatatttttgatagttatGGCACCGATATAGACAATTGTGATGGTGAATATCACGGACAAATGGACGGAAGAAAAAGTTTTCCGAGTGCTCATGCTTCTTTCATTTTCACATGCATGATATAcatgattttatatataaatactcGTTTAGATTTGAAAAGACCACGATTTTGTAAAGGGATCATTATATCGATGGTGACTACGCTGTTTTTGTTCGCTTCGGTAGTAGCGGCTAGTAGAACAGCTgattatcatcatcatttctcaggtaaataacaaaatgtttataCAACGTTTTCAACGTCATCAGAGGAAGTCGTGGTAagtttagttttatatataataaaatttgaaaatgttgttAAGGCATTTCTGTCCTGATAAAAAGGAAGCAACTAAgcacaaaagaaaaattataaaaactcgCGAAaccagtttttttttgataattatgaatgaaaaaatacattatttttttgtcaaaaatttcgtaaattGTATCCTGCAACTTGTGTAAATacaattcattgaaaatattgctAAAAAATTGCTAATATTACGTTTTAGTTTCCTAGgagttttttaaatgtttcttcatctattctcaactaatttttgtatgttttttcgTATAATTCTTTAGCTAAACTGCCCATCAAACTCCAAAAGCAAGGCAGaggcagatataattattgccagtgaTGCACTGgccacttttttcttgtttacttcaATTAGCTTtgctattttcaatttaaattgcccacaaaatattaaataaagtttgaggttaggaaattttttacttttgaaattttgattagttGTAACCATGATGCAGTGGTAAGAGACTTGCATAATGTCAAACGACATGCAGTATTtgtctatgtaatattttgatctttcaagaaattgcatgcaatttctggCACTTtatcttgcatcatgtcaaacgGCCTTAAGCATTTTTATCTTGCATTTGATAAGTATTCATAGGCAAGAAAGCAGTCGAGCATACTTTAGCGGCATTTTAGCTTAGCACCGATGTTAATTTTATACATCCAACAAAGGacaaactaaaataaaagaCGTCTAAATTCGTGACTATTTCTTGTTGCCGCATTTTCGAATAGTACGTTGAATAACTAGGTAAGTATCAAAAATCTTTGATAGATGGCGGTAGCTACGCCGTTTGCCGTTTTCTTCGacatatttagaaacatttcgATATAAGAGGGGGGAGATTATAAGTTTGTTCTCTGCTTCTCTTGTCCCAGtccattctctaatattcttcaactaagaggcttgtttccttccaatttCTCTACGATCCTCTAACTAGGGATgggcaaatgaaaaaaaatatcgataaatatcG
The window above is part of the Diorhabda sublineata isolate icDioSubl1.1 chromosome 3, icDioSubl1.1, whole genome shotgun sequence genome. Proteins encoded here:
- the LOC130441424 gene encoding phospholipid phosphatase 5 isoform X1; its protein translation is MDKATTVLHLIIESGFRVGFWIIFLWLDKLSPVVRHIDEDELWMYRYPSVDSYFPKRYLYMTMVCVPMIIYIGHWLLSRKNRTTIPEIIQSVYGLTLAYCLNGIITCVLKLSVGRPRPNFYFRCFPEGYGTDIDNCDGEYHGQMDGRKSFPSAHASFIFTCMIYMILYINTRLDLKRPRFCKGIIISMVTTLFLFASVVAASRTADYHHHFSDVISGALIGSAIAYIIQGCYSSTDEILQENLLRIVKPDHD
- the LOC130441424 gene encoding phospholipid phosphatase 5 isoform X2, with the protein product MDKATTVLHLIIESGFRVGFWIIFLWLDKLSPVVRHIDEDELWMYRYPSVDSYFPKRYLYMTMVCVPMIIYIGHWLLSRKNRTTIPEIIQSVYGLTLAYCLNGIITCVLKLSVGRPRPNFYFRCFPEGYGTDIDNCDGEYHGQMDGRKSFPSAHASFIFTCMIYMILYINTRLDLKRPRFCKGIIISMVTTLFLFASVVAASRTADYHHHFSGK